Proteins encoded in a region of the Zea mays cultivar B73 chromosome 4, Zm-B73-REFERENCE-NAM-5.0, whole genome shotgun sequence genome:
- the LOC100284109 gene encoding ribosome recycling factor: MALHAVSSAAVSSPLRALSRSLPQRPGCGCLPKQSVMIYSTKFARPQAGPVDFAGRPLVLGRSDKRAVLMHATIEEIEAEKSLIEDQAKEKMEKAIETVQANFNTVRTGRANPAMLDRIEVEYYGTPVNLKSIAQISTPDATSLLIQPYDKSSLKLIEKTIVAANLGVTPSNDGEVIRVTVPPLTSDRRKELSKTVAKLAEDGKVAIRNIRRDAIKAYDKLEKEKKLSEDNVKDLSADLQKVTDEYMKKIESIQKQKEQELMKI, encoded by the exons ATGGCGCTCCACGCCGTCTCCTCCGCGGCGGTCTCCTCCCCGTTGCGCGCCCTCTCACGCAGCCTCCCCCAGCGCCCAG GCTGTGGTTGTTTACCAAAGCAGTCCGTCATGATTTACTCCACAAAATTTGCAAGACCTCAGGCTGGACCGGTGGACTTCGCTGGCAGGCCTCTGGTTCTTGGACGCTCGGACAAGAG AGCAGTTTTGATGCATGCCACTATTGAAGAAATCGAAGCGGAGAAATCCCTCATCGAAGACCAAGCT AAAGAAAAGATGGAGAAGGCAATCGAAACAGTCCAAGCTAACTTCAACACTGTGAGGACAGGACGTGCAAACCCGGCCATGCTTGACCGGATTGAG GTTGAGTACTACGGAACTCCAGTAAACTTGAAGAGCATTGCACAGATAAGCACTCCAGATGCAACTTCTCTTCTTATTCAACCATATGATAAGTCAAG CCTCAAGCTTATTGAGAAAACTATAGTTGCTGCAAATCTTGGTGTGACACCAAGCAATGATGGAGAAGTAATACGAGTGACTGTCCCACCATTGACATCTGATCGCAGAAAG GAATTATCAAAGACAGTAGCTAAATTAGCTGAAGATGGCAAG GTTGCTATAAGGAACATAAGAAGAGATGCAATCAAAGCTTATGATAAACTAGAGAAG GAAAAGAAGCTTTCTGAGGACAATGTGAAAGATTTATCAGCTGATCTACAA AAAGTCACAGATGAGTACATGAAAAAGATCGaatccatccagaagcagaaggaacag GAACTGATGAAAATTTAG